Within Sorghum bicolor cultivar BTx623 chromosome 2, Sorghum_bicolor_NCBIv3, whole genome shotgun sequence, the genomic segment GCTTTCTTCCCTGCACTTGctgcgccggccggccggccatccAGCTCCGGCATCAatgcccggccggccggctctaTGCTTAGATTTCCGTTACGTTTCAAGCACGCAACGACGCTAGATCTCAAGTGATCAACTGATGATATGATCTCACATCACACATTTTCGACTAGCAGTAGCTGGGCTACCTACTCCGCTCTTGCGTGTGTTACGGGCGTTGTTGTGCTACCAATGTGTACTGTACTAGTTAGTATTTTGTTGCATCTATTTGATCGATCTTCGTTCGATCATTGGATATGAACGGATCGAGCGAAATGGAACTGCATGGTATAAAATTAGCTTAATTAGCTGCCTTGATTAGCTAGCTTATCCTGATGAACCATACAAATTGAAAGCTGCTGATTGCTGGTAAATTAgaagctactactactactactacggcACCAGCTCGTACGTACGTACACGTACGGTAATCTGGAGCTAGCTAGTACAGTACGTCTCGACGACACTGCAGACAGATGCATATATGCATGCTAAGCTAGATGTACAGCAGATACGCTATATACTAGGCTTAGCTTgttcctccctccctcctcgatccggccatgcatgcatctacGTTGGTGGCGGCCGGGCCGGGGCCGGCAATGCATGCACATGCACGCATGAGAGTTATATATAAATCccccggcggccgccgccgctgtgATCCATCTGACCCGGCCGCTGGTGGCTGCTCACAGCATCTCCGCGCTGTTGGTCTCGTACATGACGACGTTGGAGACGTTCCACGAGTCGAGCGTGGGGAAGCACGGCTGCTGCTGGAGCTGGTGTTGACGAAGCGCCGACGCCTCGTCGGCCGCCGGCAGCAGCGCGGCGGCGTCGAGCGCCTGCTGGACCTGGAGCATCGCCTGCAGGTCGTCCACCCCGGCCTGCACGCCGGTGATCTGCTGCACCATGAGGCGGAAGTTGGCGGGGTCGGTGCTGATGTAGGTGGTGGGCGCGCGCTTCGACGCCCGCGACCGGCGCTTCCCCGCGCGCGCTCCCGCCGGCGCATGGTTGTGGCGGTGGGtcggcgaggtgcggcggcgcggcgAGTCGGCCACAAGCACGGAGTCGCAGCAGGTGGCGGCCGCGTGCGGTGGCGGAGCGTAGTAGTAGGGCGACGGGAGGTCGGCGAGGGCGCTGAGAAGAAGGGGCGAGTGGTGGTGGTgagagagggaggaggaagacgagGAGGAGTCGTGGGTTgacatggtggtggtggtgaagtGGAGCGCCCGCGCGATGGCGGCGTCCGTGTAGGGGGTCGCCAGCAGCGGCGCCGCCTGCAGGCAGGACATGGCGTCCATAATAGTGGTGTTGTTTGTGTTTTCCTGACGACGCACGGTTGGACCTTTTGATTAGCTAGGCGATCGAGCAGAGCTGAGAAGGAAATGGAGGGGGAGGCGAGTGGTGGAGTGCCAAGTTGAGTTTATAGGAGGCGAGGGCGAGGCGCAGCGAGTTGGAAGGGAAAGGGATGACGATGTCGATGGATGGGGACGGACGGGGAAACCGCGTGGGGTGGGTGGCCGTCGGCGTGTCTGGGAGGGTGTCGGAGGTGGCACTACCGCCAGGCGCCCCTCAGGCACTGGCACTGGCAGTCTGGCACCCCGCGCCGCAAGCATGTGCATGCCGTGCGACGCTTTTCGTTTCGGAGGTTGACCTGCCAGCCAactgtggtgtggtgtggtcgACCCGACCGACGCCAAAGTTTTGCCATCATCATGTGCACCGCTCGTACGGGCATGCATGGGGAATTGTAGGATCGGAGGGGGTATTTCCATTTCCACGTACGGCGACCTAGTAGTAGTACGGCTCTCTCCGGGAATCCTGACCGCGGTGTCGGTCGGAGGCGGAGCTGGGACGACGACGCGTCTGCCGTCTGGTGCAGTGCAGGGCAGGGCATCCAGCATGCATGATCGTCATTCGCGCAGGTGTAGGTGCAGGTGCCGGTaaatccaatccaatccaatccaatcccAGTCCACTCCAACGCAACCGGCCACCGATCGCCGGGAATTTCGGTAGGTGGGCCGGGCGTCGCTCTCGCCGGGGATCTCCTCTGCCGACGGCAGATCTCCCATGCTCCTTAATTTGGTAACAAAAGCCCAGGCAGGAATCACATCACCACATTTCCTCACTCACTCTCTACCATTTGCTGCTGCTCTGGAACCGACTCATCATCCATATAATACATATTTCCTGGATTTCTTCTAGAAACTAGAATAATTCCCATTCCGTTCACAATCACAAAACAGTT encodes:
- the LOC8077501 gene encoding uncharacterized protein LOC8077501; protein product: MDAMSCLQAAPLLATPYTDAAIARALHFTTTTMSTHDSSSSSSSLSHHHHSPLLLSALADLPSPYYYAPPPHAAATCCDSVLVADSPRRRTSPTHRHNHAPAGARAGKRRSRASKRAPTTYISTDPANFRLMVQQITGVQAGVDDLQAMLQVQQALDAAALLPAADEASALRQHQLQQQPCFPTLDSWNVSNVVMYETNSAEML